The Hemicordylus capensis ecotype Gifberg chromosome 6, rHemCap1.1.pri, whole genome shotgun sequence genome window below encodes:
- the GPNMB gene encoding transmembrane glycoprotein NMB isoform X1, with protein sequence MKQVCLLFLLGCLLIAEGICPAAATRHFRDVMSRGRASSHNIFHRRLNNWSSDHNNWNDKLYPYWEEGDPRWKDCWKGGRVVANLTSDSPALIGSNVTFTVTLKFPRCQREDNDSNIVYDRNCVNGSSDYSDLPDQYVYNWTKWIDDCGLQNCTHNNSHNVFPDGRPFPHHRDWRRRNFVYIFHTLGQYYQKTGGSSAMVSINTTNITLGQQIMEVSIYRRSRASYVPVTTVNVVYVLTDKIPFHVKISQKNDRNASDHIFIKDQPITFEVQIHDPSHYLNDSVITYHWNFGDGSGSFVSNNSVFMHTYTLLGNFSLNLSVQAIIPTTCGPITPTPPLTTLPAVTTQLPRNVTTPASDSLAELPTEEAPDKECHITRYGPYKGSLFVVEGILGVNIIQMTSVQVASTQAESSVVDFVVTCQGSLPTDACTIIADPTCQVPQSEACDLVDIEDECLLTISRAFNGSGTYCVNITLADEASLALTSTLVSINGAAGSFSRTAEGVLIACGFLVIVAVVLTLFLYKRYKQYKPIERKAGEAVNSERLSVYFNNVKAVLFPANNERHPLLNNKPGIV encoded by the exons ATGAAACAggtctgcctcctcttcctccttggaTGCCTGCTCATAGCTGAAGGAATCtgtcctgctgccgccaccagac ATTTTCGAGATGTGATGTCTCGAGGAAGAGCATCTTCTCATAACATATTCCATAGGAGGCTAAACAACTGGTCCTCTGATCATAATAATTGGAATGATAAGCTCTACCCTTACTGGGAAGAAGGAGACCCCAGATGGAAGGACTGCTGGAAAG GGGGAAGGGTAGTGGCCAATCTGACCAGTGACAGCCCAGCTCTGATAGGATCCAATGTGACCTTTACTGTGACTCTGAAGTTTCCCAGATGCCAAAGAGAAGATAATGACAGCAACATAGTATATGACAGGAACTGCGTGAATG GTTCTTCAGATTATTCAGATCTTCCTGACCAGTatgtctacaactggactaaatggaTTGATGACTGTGGCTTGCAAAATTGCACACATAACAACAGTCACAATGTCTTCCCAGATGGAAGACCTTTCCCTCACCATCGTGACTGGAGGAGAAGAAACTTTGTTTACATTTTTCACACTCTTG GACAGTATTATCAAAAGACAGGAGGTTCTTCAGCCATGGTATCTATCAACACTACAAATATCACTCTTGGTCAACAAATTATGGAAGTCTCCATTTACAGAAGAAGTCGTGCCTCATATGTACCAGTAACCACAGTAAATGTGGTTTATGTTCTAACAG ataaaatcccCTTCCATGTGAAAATATCCCAGAAGAATGACCGCAACGCCTCAGATCATATCTTTATCAAGGACCAACCTATTACATTTGAGGTTCAGATTCATGATCCCAGCCACTACTTGAATGACTCTGTTATTACCTACCACTGGAATTTTGGAGATGGCAGCGGCTCCTTTGTTTCTAACAATTCTGTTTTCATGCATACGTATACACTCCTGGGGAATTTCAGCCTTAACTTGTCTGTCCAAGCTATTATACCTACAACTTGTGGTCCAATTACACCTACTCCACCATTAACAACCCTCCCAG CAGTAACTACCCAACTGCCTCGTAATGTGACAACTCCTGCTTCTGATAGTTTAGCAGAGCTGCCAACGGAAGAGGCCCCTGATAAAGAATGCCATATTACTCGATATGGACCTTACAAAGGATCACTCTTTGTTGTAG AGGGAATCCTCGGGGTAAATATTATCCAAATGACAAGTGTCCAGGTGGCATCCACTCAAGCTGAGAGCTCTGTAGTTGATTTTGTGGTGACCTGTCAGGGGAG TCTTCCAACAGATGCTTGTACGATAATTGCTGACCCCACATGCCAGGTCCCACAGAGTGAAGCATGTGACCTTGTCGACATTGAGGACGAGTGCTTGCTGACCATCAGTAGAGCCTTCAATGGATCCGGCACCTATTGTGTAAACATCACTCTGGCTGATGAAGCTAGCCTGGCTCTCACAAGTACTCTGGTATCCATCAACGGGG CTGCAGGGTCATTTTCAAGAACAGCAGAGGGAGTTCTGATCGCCTGTGGTTTCCTAGTGATAGTTGCTGTTGTCTTGACACTCTTCCTCTACAA GAGGTATAAACAATACAAGCCTATTGAAAGAAAGGCGGGAGAAGCGGTGAACAGCGAGAGGCTGAGTGTGTACTTCAACAATGTCAAGGCTGTCCTCTTCCCAGCGAACAATGAGAGACATCCTCTCCTGAACAACAAGCCAGGAATTGTCTAA